The Paenibacillus sp. FSL R7-0204 genome includes a region encoding these proteins:
- a CDS encoding ABC transporter permease → MNIFNKVTLQSLKKSRTRTIVTIIGVILSTAMITAVSTFAVSLQSYMIQGSIAKYGGWHIGFPAVDSAFVQERAHDQAVSRTASFENIGYAALSGGKNPDKPYLFIAGVGEDEAAPGILPVTLVSGRMPDNSREILVPSHLAANGGIKFAEGDTLTLAVGDRMNGNQRLNQHDAYFAGDPSGKNAEALVPRAERTYKVVGICARPAFEESAAPGYTLITRADPSEQADSFSLYVSLKHPREVKAYANSTAAGHAYVYNDNVLRFMGVSSDGLLTALLYTVGGIVAFIIVTGSIFMIYNAFTISLNERTRQFGILSSVGATAKQLRNSVLFEGLCIGVAGIPVGILLGIGSMGLVLTVVSRNFGNILYPHVPLTLQVSIPAIACAAALSMITILISAYIPARKAAGTPVMESIRQTNEVKVEAKAVKTSGWAQRIYGLEGTLALKNFKRNKKRYRSIVLSLMLSVVLFISASAFVTDMKQMSEQAVAFTTYDIGFATQSMKDSEMLALYDKLKTSGGVYESSYQMLMKMTGIARASELSDAYWDEEGGAGTAGAAGNDGKAGNAGAPSPGRSDEQVSLPVDLQFLDDSAYLKILEGLGLSAAEYTGSNAKFIAVAKSMSPADDKRLKQDDEFRNLFKRSSSPLTIALESEGGTKIRQGHDVTVTFVETVPPDTLPVTGSPGASEPFFFRVIAPYSLIGKFEAADSPPAVKGLTFRSKHPAQSVAEMEKTIQGAQITDEYQLYNTYAMMDENRNMIFIINVFAYTFIIMISLIAIANVFNTISTNIKLRRRELAMLRSIGMSDRNFQRMMNFECAFYGMRALLFGLPIGLVFSWLIYRGMLIGGADQIGYIFPWASIGISVFSVLLIVFVTMLYSVSTIKRENIIDALRDDMT, encoded by the coding sequence ATGAATATTTTCAACAAGGTTACCCTCCAGAGCCTGAAAAAAAGCCGCACGCGGACCATCGTAACGATTATCGGAGTCATCCTGTCGACCGCTATGATTACTGCCGTCTCCACCTTCGCCGTGTCCTTGCAGAGCTACATGATCCAGGGTTCCATCGCCAAATACGGCGGCTGGCACATCGGGTTCCCGGCTGTAGATTCCGCCTTCGTGCAGGAACGGGCACACGATCAGGCTGTATCCCGTACAGCATCCTTCGAGAATATCGGCTACGCGGCACTTAGCGGCGGGAAGAACCCGGATAAGCCTTATCTGTTCATTGCTGGCGTAGGTGAAGACGAAGCTGCACCTGGCATCTTGCCTGTCACTCTGGTCTCCGGCCGGATGCCGGATAACAGCAGGGAGATTCTAGTTCCGTCACATCTGGCAGCGAACGGCGGGATCAAGTTCGCTGAGGGCGACACGCTCACACTGGCTGTCGGAGACCGGATGAACGGCAACCAGCGGCTGAACCAGCATGATGCCTATTTTGCGGGAGACCCGTCCGGGAAGAACGCAGAAGCTTTGGTGCCCCGGGCAGAGCGGACCTACAAGGTCGTCGGAATCTGCGCAAGACCTGCTTTTGAGGAATCCGCCGCTCCAGGCTATACTCTGATTACCCGAGCCGATCCGTCAGAACAGGCGGACAGCTTCAGCTTGTATGTTAGCCTGAAGCACCCGCGTGAAGTGAAGGCTTACGCAAACAGCACCGCCGCAGGCCATGCTTACGTCTATAACGATAATGTGCTGCGCTTCATGGGCGTCTCAAGCGATGGATTGCTCACCGCTCTGCTGTACACGGTGGGGGGGATTGTAGCGTTTATCATCGTAACCGGTTCGATCTTCATGATCTACAACGCCTTCACCATCTCCTTGAATGAGCGTACACGCCAGTTCGGCATTCTCTCATCGGTGGGAGCCACAGCGAAGCAGTTGCGTAACTCTGTGCTGTTCGAAGGTCTGTGTATTGGGGTGGCCGGCATACCGGTTGGTATTCTCTTGGGAATAGGCAGCATGGGACTCGTTCTAACGGTTGTATCCAGGAACTTCGGGAATATCCTCTATCCCCATGTCCCTTTAACCTTGCAGGTGTCCATTCCGGCCATTGCTTGTGCAGCGGCGCTGAGCATGATCACGATTCTGATCTCAGCCTATATTCCGGCCAGGAAGGCGGCAGGCACTCCGGTGATGGAGAGTATCCGCCAGACGAACGAGGTCAAGGTTGAAGCCAAGGCCGTGAAGACGTCCGGGTGGGCGCAGCGTATCTACGGTCTCGAAGGCACCCTTGCGCTTAAGAATTTCAAAAGAAACAAGAAACGCTACCGCAGCATTGTGCTGTCGCTCATGTTAAGCGTCGTGCTGTTTATATCGGCCAGCGCTTTTGTCACAGATATGAAACAAATGTCGGAGCAGGCAGTAGCGTTCACCACCTATGATATTGGCTTCGCCACACAATCTATGAAAGACAGTGAAATGCTGGCGCTCTATGACAAGCTCAAAACCTCAGGCGGGGTCTACGAAAGCTCTTACCAGATGCTCATGAAAATGACCGGGATAGCCCGGGCAAGCGAGCTCTCCGATGCTTATTGGGACGAAGAGGGGGGGGCGGGAACAGCGGGGGCAGCAGGAAATGATGGGAAAGCAGGAAATGCAGGTGCTCCTTCGCCGGGCCGGTCGGATGAGCAGGTATCCCTGCCCGTCGATCTGCAGTTTCTGGATGACAGCGCCTATCTGAAGATTCTCGAAGGGCTGGGCTTGTCCGCAGCGGAATATACAGGCTCCAATGCCAAGTTCATCGCCGTTGCCAAATCGATGAGTCCTGCCGACGATAAGCGGCTGAAGCAGGATGACGAGTTCCGTAATTTGTTCAAGCGTTCATCCTCTCCCCTGACCATTGCCCTTGAATCGGAGGGAGGGACGAAGATTAGGCAGGGGCATGACGTAACGGTTACCTTCGTAGAGACCGTACCGCCGGATACCCTCCCGGTTACGGGGAGCCCCGGCGCAAGTGAACCGTTCTTCTTCCGGGTGATCGCTCCTTATTCACTCATCGGCAAGTTTGAAGCGGCGGACAGTCCGCCGGCAGTGAAGGGCCTGACCTTTCGCTCCAAGCATCCGGCACAGTCGGTAGCAGAGATGGAGAAGACCATCCAAGGCGCACAAATTACAGATGAGTATCAGTTGTACAATACCTATGCGATGATGGATGAGAATCGCAATATGATTTTTATCATCAACGTGTTCGCCTATACCTTCATTATCATGATCTCGCTGATTGCGATTGCCAATGTGTTCAACACGATCTCGACGAACATCAAGCTGCGCCGCCGGGAGCTGGCGATGCTCCGCTCTATCGGGATGTCTGACCGCAATTTCCAGCGGATGATGAATTTCGAATGTGCCTTTTATGGCATGCGTGCGCTCTTGTTCGGGCTTCCCATCGGGCTGGTCTTCTCCTGGCTAATCTACCGGGGCATGCTCATCGGCGGCGCGGACCAGATCGGCTATATCTTCCCCTGGGCCAGCATCGGCATCAGCGTGTTCAGCGTGCTCCTGATCGTATTCGTCACCATGCTGTATTCGGTCAGCACAATCAAGCGGGAGAATATCATTGATGCGCTGCGGGATGATATGACTTGA
- a CDS encoding ABC transporter ATP-binding protein, producing the protein MEFLRIEKLSKIYGKGDNRVTALDEVSLTIEKGEFTAIIGSSGSGKSTLLHIIGGVDVPTSGHVYLDGQDVYAQSNDKLAIFRRRQVGLIYQFHNLIPTLDVVENITLPILMDKRKVNEERLNDLLELLGLTDRRTHLPNQLSGGQQQRVSIGRALMNAPAVMLADEPTGSLDSRNGHEIINLLKLSNQKYRQTLLIVTHDENIALQADRIIGISDGRVVRDERVRP; encoded by the coding sequence ATGGAGTTTTTGAGAATTGAGAAGCTGAGTAAGATCTACGGGAAAGGAGACAATCGGGTTACGGCGCTGGACGAGGTGTCGCTGACGATTGAGAAGGGGGAGTTCACGGCGATCATTGGCTCCTCCGGCTCCGGCAAATCCACCTTGCTTCATATTATCGGCGGTGTCGATGTGCCGACAAGCGGCCACGTCTATTTGGACGGACAGGATGTGTATGCCCAGAGCAATGACAAGCTGGCTATTTTTCGCAGGCGGCAGGTCGGGCTGATCTACCAGTTCCACAACCTGATTCCTACGCTGGATGTGGTGGAGAACATCACCTTGCCGATCCTGATGGACAAACGCAAGGTCAACGAGGAACGGCTGAACGACTTGCTTGAGCTGCTGGGGCTGACTGACCGGAGAACGCATCTGCCGAATCAGCTCTCGGGCGGACAGCAGCAGCGTGTATCGATCGGACGCGCATTGATGAATGCCCCGGCGGTCATGCTGGCGGATGAACCCACGGGCAGTCTGGACAGCCGGAATGGACATGAGATTATCAATCTGTTGAAATTAAGCAATCAGAAGTACCGGCAGACCCTGCTCATCGTCACGCATGACGAGAATATTGCCCTCCAGGCAGACCGCATTATCGGCATCTCTGACGGCAGGGTTGTGCGGGACGAACGGGTACGGCCATGA